The following are encoded together in the Theileria orientalis strain Shintoku DNA, chromosome 1, complete genome genome:
- a CDS encoding uncharacterized protein (mRNA splicing factor, Cwf18 family protein) — protein MGDVKEAAIDPDFKGIVFRNYIPRDENLKKLCKTFLDDYSSIENTIDEQIDQTIRNYESEDVLSLVRPRRQNWDLKRELNRKKQILSNRTDSAILRLLREGKSNNQILAHQVAQMDSDASEDMDIEEI, from the exons ATGGGAGATGTAAAAGAGGCCGCTATAGACCCGGATTTTAAGGGAATCGTGTTCAGGAACTACATTCCTAGGGACGAGAATTTAAAGAAGCTTTGTAAAACGTTTTTGGATGATTACTCTTCCATTGAAAATACCATAGATGAACAGATTGACCAGACTATTCGGAACTACGAATCAGAG gaCGTTTTATCGTTGGTTCGTCCTCGCCGCCAAAACTGGGATTTAAAGCGTGAATTAAATCGCAAAAAGCAGATTCTTTCAAACAGGACTGATTCTGCAATTTTAAGGCTGCTTCGTGAAGGCAAGAGCAACAACCAGATTCTAGCACACCAAGTCGCTCAAATGGATTCAGATGCTTCCGAGGACATGGATATAGAagaaatttaa
- a CDS encoding uncharacterized protein (CS domain containing protein) — translation MSHDHGSDGPGSGNNESLSHGLQINSIYWETGHRTYLPFWANLLKKFTPKIIDDKLRKVLGEANPVSHEPFVFYGDSAYFRSYYGDPDVSVVFPLKKKTNFCFSPTGKSSLSELEHKYDKYGQTKPSKSELVYKEVDGKSNLDYESTTEPLFTEEDLKNINNFVNEIKAGVYGENCKNEMEKLKVENKEEDEVKSVKEILKIRDEKLEKTLSEVFDMSKIATEGKEIDWSELEKKISEQGMKEGLNTEELKSMVQALYRKKGLLKEEFKAMKVEGLKLNWRQSLKSLEIWFTVEETTKRKDYEIKFLPSTLTIERKGQVVLQKELFGKVDCEGTFWTMYKNPATGEKYINISMTKRAPKHEGMWDQPFK, via the exons atGAGTCATGATCACGGTTCGGACGGACCAGGGTCAGGAAATAATGAGTCTTTGTCCCACGGTTTGCaaataaattcaatttactGGGAAACTGGACACAGAACATACCTACCATTTTGGGCaaatttattgaaaaaGTTCACACCTAAAATTATAGACGATAAA CTGAGGAAAGTGCTCGGAGAAGCAAACCCAGTATCTCACGAACCATTTGTGTTCTACGGGGATTCAGCATATTTTAGAAGCTACTACGGGGATCCAGACGTGAGTGTAGTATTCCCcttgaagaagaagacgaactTCTGCTTCTCGCCAACAGGCAAGTCGAGTTTGTCGGAGCTGGAGCATAAGTACGACAAATATGGACAAACGAAGCCTAGCAAGAGTGAGTTGGTGTACAAGGAAGT TGATGGAAAAAGTAACTTGGATTATGAGAGTACAACAGAGCCATTATTTACagaggaggacctgaagaataTTAAC AATTTTGTGAATGAAATTAAGGCAGGAGTATACGGGgaaaattgtaaaaatgaaatggAAAAACTGAAAGTGGAAaacaaagaagaagatgaagtaAAAAGTGTCAAGGAAATTTTGAAAATCAGAGATGAAAAACTGGAGAAGACGTTGAGTGAAGTGTTTGACATGTCGAAAATAGCAACAGAAGGAAAGGAAATAGATTGGAGTGAGTTGGAAAAGAAGATTTCGGAACAAGGAATGAAGGAAGGGCTGAACACAGAGGAGTTAAAGTCAATGGTACAAGCACTGTATAGAAAAAAGGGACTGCTGAAAGAAGAATTTAAGGCTATGAAAGTGGAAGGGCTTAAGTTAAACTGGAGGCAGTCGCTTAAAAGTCTGGAAATATGGTTCACAGTAGAAGAAacgacgaagaggaaggacTACGAGATCAAGTTCCTGCCCTCAACACTCACGATAGAAAGAAAGGGACAAGTGGTACTGCAAAAAGAA ctGTTCGGGAAGGTGGACTGCGAAGGAACCTTCTGGACGATGTACAAGAACCCGGCAACAGGAGAGAAGTACATAAACATAAGCATGACGAAGCGCGCGCCAAAACACGAAGGAATGTGGGACCAGCCGTTCAAATAA
- a CDS encoding cysteine desulfurase yields MMFLKRKVFLNSFNQLKLRYYSLSIEIEGKMKTKCGKTVYNRVYLDNQATTCIDPRVLDSMMPYLTHAFGNPHSRTHSYGWEAENAVEEARTSVASLLNCEKKNIIFTSGATESNNLAIKGSKSFYGNLDESSGRSKKNHIITTQIEHKCVLQCCRQLENEGYSVTYLKPDKNGIISPEEVRKHIRPETFLCSVIHVNNEIGVIQNIEAIGKICREHKVIFHTDAAQSFGKMPIDLKELQVDLLSISGHKIYGPKGVGALFVRTKPRIRLQPVIDGGGQERGLRSGTLPTALVVGLGAAAKVASREMERDSVHVEKIFKKLYEGLSQIDKVSVNGSVRPGERYYGNLNMSFEFIEGESLLMSLSKFALSSVGSACTSSSLEPSYVLRSLDIGEELAHTSIRFGIGRFTTESEADEVVEAVKEVVKRLRDLSPLYEMYLENQDKNTMVKMNPKGKWIFKCLGCKNKDEDDTEYVDLSKIRDVDEIIHINDLVVSKPDLYVERPNIVYIEKKQLSEDGRSFAEIKPTIAIPIENKWPQKRTVVPLSNVPGLLNREYKNQHMTISESIAIAENIYQNERRQMMNLGKDDERVKTFQYLDGDRLNLNEYKSGSWNKNKVEEYTFSDDESTRGTISRSRNKINEYQEDQLTHICYMSDYSEDEESLTEKIWNMFKSNLMDSRDSSENSDIKNEAEPTNDEVKEEVKQSPELEEEVAKSQQIWYEIKKKLTQCSQILAKGENVSYCSVGGLDSGLPLVPDEQGQLPQNDSAPNDLVTPKFGQEFYPESIIPGFYTWFQGDGSVVRYVMDFVMYTYRGDRFVPLEHLGRYETKIVMYCKVKHIGLVHTAEDLLETNHPWTKSFKNRKKVELSEGLLKVPRKQRYFSSKVVLVDWYFDVGTSEEATPHIWVVSDNDVHYKLDRPTGGYYNSFAPAKLLFDLSTRVVKEMQSGKDKSFGEVLLSMTSPPTYKSLPSAVFKTESPAQKVDRGEEGSDDGKPQRIRIEDTEELTVWGAPVSIHGSSMVDVYRNLDFIFNEVRYYYTFFGGTEMETYLSEMVQKLKEQSPFHYFDANFMKLEYMAKNALANRYKDRLFVQKLDYPNTGSIIKPLKLARLTKRGPKQKRFNLEEYNNQYNMNDVKSRSGRVIRNKAVSEIEPAVRKHMVQTESQKKEEYRKAVELEAKCDGLLLPFDFEWSNYNTCSEVSDDATVPAICNDVDVALDNARYYPRDIPLRTLKFYGNDEIVDLLDLTRQFSVPSLSSSPLLPKMSFVQLEANLIFNSSLYEYRPSELSSFEITTPQCLCNNKRFNSIYDDINSEASALSARDKLKDLMPDDEEFEDGMQWIYYLNKNIIDEGDVEYPEDLDEGSIGRLYVGLMEELRRAVENSGFERFVQNLRESGELSDKKKEVQERELGVAISDAEIALDFINTNGGCLYKGRFKRIGQDPESTLPYVNTSRWNKRFKKFQRVVTVSGNYRYSTISHSHDPDGFTVFDSNRPKICPLDLVYGLDGLFKASKEEGDKLPTFRKTVNVWKKELPQQRKSKNQIKEAVNKHVRYYNKFVQSYAGAKLKPNKKMEASAVDKEYFMDYMVDGIEDMTQGPVLGFGYKELETICKNEYIMAEEMLTEYTWHTLLKVYLFYALYSTRTSYKFKFNSVVWGDASLYNSFAQGYGQDEQKNDRQKSEYNYDEEMIDTEKLKLLEDIGYEDFEPSNSGVEEDQSKEDEEEEEEEVEGYEADEGGEDKDRVGRRGWGMNRYCPYYDFELEWHPDAEKLERLSKGRISGEFVKEAFLKLRKKNFFQLELHERLSLLLWLGDILGYSVAGKSFIDDRNDEFYYLRTQLMRSEDDKKGPKRLKGSSRDLMELEERYLQKPVLLGYDRFYNAYYYFGLEYERRIYVQTMPQMRFVQNRIVSRSKYLRAPKYKADMFNLDLSDFAQKFAQDRIFTQTKGKRGRKKEVHDEGATSETTSKRKKRGQGAVAEPLNETADAPAAATKSELKSPTSEGINDSNTGMSTPNESGLHSVSATPFNTNTSSPTPVSNKLGPGSPEKVGDQHGEVKRSGNQSQGANEVKKEETIKQGGYKENLDAFLTSTTNANDAASKDDESVKKRRIKNRSRNRPKVRRSRQVFDRHPTNFRTVEEYLNYLTVGPARLSWCVIDTHKSLKRFITRLSQFTTNEKHLALKLAQVEPDFTLPTFEIVTYKCPTVVGEMLLSLLRGLYRYYKNVFTKMVLSTVVLNKVRTDRYATTSHTLKTHHPDLTKRDATRINQASVTVNAHLGGSAAHQVFSKTVSGSLASSPEESDSKRRLQTSTQSLNEGNSPNTYANTPNTYSNSDSNSSGIPSGSDSDVNGNFNGNVNGNGNGSNGSSVKLGFGIHKDGAAESGRMSETAGSARTYGYLLDPTASSPNKTIAEKLSKSYNSGLFLNLYVSDLLKTCLTLCVSDIEGNKKCLKTMLELMYFFEFVAHRYYNDGGWSQMRNEWRLNLDAIYTLLQVDMTAKKANQKNQLKAVGEHNANCYVYNNNSGSSSIVTAVINTPQGNMDLIPQVEKSGLWFRFFEVYCHDKSVNFDMNTSVNYAKFMEGHNAQTALRKNGQTPTGVDGNAKEVEGSSPEKLDLDELAPYSTDLFEFLSENKVNDSLVFFSGGLLELITSVNDMLQHLKELLGIKVQVETSKPKGTKAKTKRRKKKKDKDEESDSALTDVESNIDISDMYQDLQPEPAESKEELGADAMEDQSPIVTPMNEQKDQTPEKTDSGYKSDTPEKTESGYKSDTPEKQHSQGKTDSVEKQDLRDSEGEMSVKREEAVESDQPSNGNSTYDQSPLAHDSQYENGGQDTQTSQPDESKPASSEKRERDDKGDKGKKTKKAKMTKGAAAEESQQQEEEESSNEIEGGQKEGEQSKETNNEELLEPIKKLLAKLELAYQLAPKETCEIKVLTMTSNLLKVDLPPKTAENTPENQTDDEDGKSVDHAEESRGPSIEILCLNLTVSSMGYEADSEGEDEDLSESLGLVKNLRRVCRTLSRVEKTRATRRATEEPGLTPRAPDGSPPRVFTLTVPVALRAPGCAQFPQYVQPYEKVFSGLTYLWRTPLKCKNAKTNQTGVIKKTNYTSLDIWKCVSVEWNDNKKEQVAHNPWELTI; encoded by the exons atgatgtttctaaaaagaaaagtatttttaaactcatTTAACCAGTTAAAACTGAGATACTATTCCTTATCAATAGAAATAGAAGGAAAAATGAAAACGAAGTGCGGAAAAACGGTATATAACAGAGTGTACCTGGATAATCAAGCAACAACATGTATAGACCCAAGAGTGTTGGACAGTATGATGCCGTACCTGACACACGCATTCGGAAACCCGCACTCAAGAACACACTCCTACGGCTGGGAAGCAGAAAACGCAGTGGAAGAAGCAAGAACGAGTGTAGCGTCGCTGCTCAATTGTGAAAAGAAAAACATCATTTTCACATCAGGAGCAACAGAAAGTAATAACCTGGCAATAAAAGGGTCAAAGTCGTTCTACGGGAACCTGGATGAGTCATCAGGAAGATCGAAAAAGAATCACATCATAACTACACAAATAGAGCACAAGTGTGTGCTGCAGTGCTGCAGGCAGCTTGAGAACGAAGGATACTCAGTGACATACCTGAAGCCAGACAAGAACGGAATAATATCTCCAGAAGAAGTGAGGAAACACATAAGACCAGAAACGTTCCTGTGCAGCGTGATCCACGTTAACAACGAGATAGGAGTGATACAGAACATAGAAGCTATCGGAAAAATATGCAGAGAACACAAAGTGATCTTTCACACAGACGCAGCACAGAGCTTCGGAAAAATGCCAATagacctgaaggagctgcaAGTGGACCTGCTGTCAATATCAGggcataaaatatacggACCAAAGGGAGTAGGAGCACTCTTCGTTAGAACGAAGCCAAGAATAAGGTTGCAGCCAGTGATAGACGGAGGAGGACAAGAAAGAGGACTGAGGTCAGGAACACTGCCAACAGCACTGGTGGTAGGGCTGGGAGCAGCAGCTAAAGTGGCGTCTAGAGAGATGGAAAGAGACAGCGTGCACGTGGAGAAGATATTCAAGAAGCTGTACGAGGGCCTGAGCCAAATAGATAAGGTCTCAGTGAACGGCTCAGTGAGGCCAGGAGAGAGGTACTACGGGAACCTAAACATGTCGTTCGAGTTCATAGAAGGAGAGTCGCTGCTGATGTCACTCTCAAAGTTCGCACTGAGCTCAG TAGGCTCAGCGTGCACATCGTCGAGTTTGGAGCCGAGTTATGTCTTAAGAAGTTTAGACATAGGCGAGGAGCTGGCGCACACGTCAATAAGGTTCGGAATAGGAAGGTTCACGACGGAATCCGAAGCAGATGAAGTGGTGGAGGCAGTCAAGGAAGTGGTGAAGAGACTCAGAGACCTGAGTCCACTGTACGAAATGTACCTGGAAAACCAGGACAAAAACACAATGGT aaaaatgaATCCAAAAGGAAAGTGGATATTTAAGTGCCTAGGCTGCAAAAACAAAGATGAGGACGATACGGAGTATGTAGACCTCAGTAAAATAAGAGACGTGGATgaaataatacacatcaaCGATCTAGTAGTATCGAAGCCAGATCTCTACGTAGAGAGGCCAAACATAGTGTACATAGAAA AAAAACAGCTGAGCGAGGATGGAAGGAGCTTTGCGGAAATAAAGCCAACAATAGCAATACCAATCGAAAATAAATGGCC gCAAAAAAGAACAGTAGTTCCACTGTCAAACGTGCCAGGACTGCTGAACAGAGAGTACAAAAACCAGCACATGACGATATCAGAGTCAATAGCAATCGCGGAGAACATCTACCAGAACGAAAGGAGACAAATGATGAATTTAGGAAAAGATGATGAAAGAGTAAAAACGTTTCAGTATTTGGACGGAGATAGGCTGAATTTGAATGAATACAAAAGCGGAAGCtggaataaaaacaaggTGGAAGAGTACACATTCTCAGACGACGAATCGACAAGGGGAACAATAAGTAGGTCaagaaacaaaataaatgaatatcaGGAAGATCAATTGACCCATATCTGTTATATGAGTGACTACAGTGAAGATGAGGAATCGCTAAcagaaaaaatatggaacATGTTC aAATCAAACTTGATGGATTCTAGAGACTCAAGCGAAAATTCTGACATAAAAAACGAAGCGGAACCAACAAATGATGAGGTAAAAGAGGAAGTGAAGCAGAGTCCAGAGTTGGAAGAGGAAGTAGCAAAGTCACAACAAATATGGTATGAAATCAAAAAAAAACTGACACAATGCTCACAAATCTTGGCCAAAGGAGAGAATGTGTCGTACTGTTCAGTGGGAGGGTTGGATTCAGGACTACCACTGGTGCCAGACGAACAAGGGCAGTTACCACAGAATGATTCAGCGCCGAACGACCTGGTCACGCCGAAGTTCGGACAGGAGTTCTACCCAGAGTCAATAATACCAGGCTTCTACACATGGTTCCAAGGAGACGGCTCAGTGGTGAGATACGTAATGGATTTTGTAATGTACACGTACAGAGGAGATAGATTCGTGCCGCTGGAACACCTGGGAAGATATGAGACGAAAATAGTAATGTACTGTAAAGTTAAGCACATAGGACTGGTGCATACAGCagaggacctgctggaaaCTAATCACCCGTGGACAAAGTCGTTTAAGAACAGAAAAAAGGTAGAACTTAGCGAAGGACTGCTGAAAGTGCCAAGAAAACAAAGGTATTTCTCGTCGAAGGTGGTGCTTGTGGACTGGTACTTCGACGTAGGAACGTCGGAAGAAGCGACGCCGCACATATGGGTGGTCTCGGACAACGACGTGCACTATAAGCTGGACAGACCAACAGGAGGCTACTACAACTCGTTCGCACCAGCGAAGCTGCTCTTCGACCTGTCGACGAGAGTAGTGAAGGAAATGCAGTCAGGAAAGGACAAGTCGTTCGGAGAAGTGCTGCTCTCAATGACGTCGCCGCCGACATATAAAAGCCTACCGTCAGCAGTGTTTAAGACGGAGTCGCCAGCACAAAAGGTGGAcagaggagaagaaggctCAGATGACGGAAAACCGCAGAGAATAAGAATAGAGGACACGGAGGAGTTGACAGTTTGGGGAGCGCCAGTGAGTATCCACGGCTCCTCAATGGTGGACGTGTACAGGAACCTGGACTTCATCTTCAACGAGGTCCGCTACTACTACACCTTCTTCGGAGGCACGGAAATGGAAACATACCTGTCGGAAATGGTGCAGAAACTGAAGGAGCAGAGCCCGTTCCACTACTTCGACGCTAACTTCATGAAGTTGGAGTACATGGCGAAAAATGCGCTGGCAAACAGATACAAGGATAGACTGTTCGTGCAAAAGCTGGACTACCCGAACACAGGAAGCATCATTAAGCCGCTGAAGCTGGCGAGGCTGACGAAGAGAGGGCCGAAGCAAAAGAGGTTCAACCTGGAGGAGTACAACAACCAGTACAACATGAACGACGTGAAGAGCAGAAGCGGAAGAGTGATAAGAAACAAAGCAGTCTCGGAAATAGAGCCTGCAGTGAGGAAACACATGGTGCAGACGGAGTCgcagaagaaggaggagtacAGAAAGGCAGTGGAGCTCGAGGCGAAGTGCGACGGCCTGCTGCTGCCATTCGACTTTGAGTGGTCGAACTACAACACGTGCTCGGAGGTCTCGGACGACGCCACGGTCCCCGCGATCTGCAACGACGTGGACGTCGCGCTCGACAACGCGAGGTACTACCCGAGGGACATTCCGCTGCGCACGCTCAAGTTCTACGGAAACGACGAGATTgtggacctgctggaccTGACGAGGCAGTTCTCAGTGCCCAGCCTCTCCTCGTCGCCGCTGCTCCCGAAGATGAGCTTCGTGCAGCTGGAGGCGAACCTGATCTTCAACAGCAGCCTCTACGAGTACAGGCCCTCCGAgctctcctccttcgaGATCACGACGCCCCAGTGCCTCTGCAACAACAAGAGGTTCAACAGCATCTACGACGACATCAACAG CGAGGCGAGCGCACTCTCAGCGCGCGACaagctgaaggacctgatgccggacgacgaggagttcGAGGACGGCATGCAGTGGATCTACTACCTGAACAAGAACATAATAG ATGAAGGGGATGTGGAGTATCCGGAGGATTTGGACGAGGGAAGCATAGGAAGACTGTACGTGGGCCTGATGGAGGAGCTTAGAAGAGCAGTGGAAAACTCAGGATTCGAAAGGTTCGTCCAAAACCTGAGAGAAAGCGGAGAGCTCAGCGACAAGAAAAAGGAAGTGCAGGAGAGAGAACTGGGAGTAGCAATATCAGACGCAGAAATAGCACTCGACTTCATCAACACCAACGGAGGATGCCTGTACAAGGGAAGGTTCAAGAGAATAGGCCAGGACCCAGAGTCGACGTTGCCGTACGTAAACACCTCGAGGTGGAACAAGAGGTTTAAGAAGTTCCAGAGAGTAGTCACGGTCTCAGGAAACTACAG ATACAGCACTATTTCACATAGCCACGATCCAGATGGATTCACAGTATTCGACAGTAACAGGCCGAAAATTTGCCCACTGGACCTGGTGTACGGATTAGACGGATTGTTTAAGGCGtcgaaagaagaaggagataaGTTGCCAACATTTAGAAAAACAGTAAACGTGTGGAAAAAGGAGTTGCCACAACAGAGAAAGTcgaaaaatcaaattaaagAAGCAGTGAATAAGCACGTAAGGTATTACAACAAGTTCGTGCAGAGTTACGCTGGAGCGAAGCTGAAGCCAAATAAAAAGATGGAAGCAAGCGCCGTGGACAAGGAATACTTCATGGACTACATGGTGGACGGAATAGAGGACATGACGCAGGGGCCAGTGCTGGGCTTCGGATACAAAGAATTGGAAACAATCTGCAAAAATGAATACATCATGGCAGAGGAAATGCTGACAGAGTACACATGGCacacgctgctgaaggtgtACCTGTTCTACGCACTGTATAGCACAAGGACGTCGTACAAGTTTAAGTTTAACTCGGTAGTATGGGGAGACGCTTCGCTGTATAACAGCTTCGCACAAGGATACGGACAAGACGAACAGAAAAATGACCGTCAAAAGTCGGAGTATAACTACGACGAGGAAATGATAGACACGGAAAAGTTAAAGTTGCTAGAAGACATAGGCTACGAAGACTTTGAGCCGAGTAACAGCGGAGTGGAAGAAGACCAGAGTAAAgaagacgaggaggaggaggaagaagaagtggaaGGATACGAAGCagacgaaggaggagaggaCAAGGACAGAGTGGGAAGAAGAGGCTGGGGAATGAACAGGTACTGCCCATACTACGACTTTGAACTGGAGTGGCACCCGGACGCGGAAAAGCTGGAGAGGCTGAGCAAGGGAAGAATCAGCGGAGAGTTCGTGAAGGAGGCCTTCCTGAAGCTGAGGAAAAAAAACTTCTTCCAGCTGGAGCTGCACGAACGCCTGAGTCTGCTGCTGTGGCTGGGAGACATCCTGGGCTACTCAGTGGCAGGAAAGAGCTTCATCGACGACAGAAACGACGAGTTCTACTACCTGAGGACGCAGCTCATGAGGTCGGAGGACGACAAGAAGGGGCCGAAGAGACTGAAGGGCTCAAGCAGAGACCTGATGGAGCTGGAAGAAAGGTACCTGCAAAAGCCAGTGCTGCTGGGCTACGACCGCTTCTACAACGCGTACTACTACTTCGGCCTCGAGTACGAAAGAAGAATATACGTGCAGACGATGCCGCAGATGCGCTTCGTGCAAAACAGGATCGTTAGTAGAAGTAAGTACCTGAGAGCGCCGAAGTACAAGGCGGACATGTTCAACCTGGACCTGTCGGACTTCGCACAGAAGTTCGCGCAGGACAGAATATTCACACAGACCAAGGGAAAGAGAGgaaggaagaaggaagTGCACGACGAAGGAGCGACATCAGAGACGACgtcgaagaggaagaagagaggGCAGGGAGCAGTGGCGGAACCATTGAACGAGACAGCAGACGCACCGGCGGCGGCAACGAAGAGTGAGTTGAAGAGCCCGACGAGCGAAGGAATTAACGACTCGAACACAGGAATGTCGACGCCGAACGAGAGCGGGTTGCACTCAGTGTCAGCGACACCATTTAACACGAACACGTCTTCGCCGACGCCCGTGTCAAATAAATTGGGACCAGGATCGCCGGAGAAAGTTGGAGATCAGCATGGTGAAGTGAAGAGGAGCGGAAATCAGAGTCAAGGCGCTAACGaagtgaagaaggaggagactATTAAGCAAGGAGGCTACAAGGAAAACCTGGACGCGTTCCTGACGAGCACGACGAACGCGAACGACGCAGCGTCGAAGGACGACGAGTCGGtgaaaaaaagaaggatTAAAAACAGGTCAAGAAACAGACCTAAGGTGAGAAGAAGCAGGCAAGTCTTCGACAGACACCCGACAAACTTCAGAACGGTGGAAGAGTACCTTAACTACCTGACAGTGGGACCAGCAAGACTGAGCTGGTGCGTAATAGACACGCACAAGTCACTGAAGAGGTTCATCACACGCCTCTCGCAGTTCACAACGAACGAAAAGCACCTGGCACTTAAGCTGGCGCAGGTGGAGCCGGACTTCACACTCCCGACGTTCGAAATCGTGACGTACAAGTGCCCGACGGTGGTGGGAGAGATGCTGCTCTCGCTGCTGAGAGGGCTATACAGGTACTACAAAAACGTCTTCACGAAGATGGTGCTCTCGACAGTGGTGCTTAACAAGGTGAGAACGGACAGGTACGCGACTACCAGTCATACGTTGAAGACGCACCACCCGGACCTGACGAAGAGAGACGCGACTAGGATCAACCAGGCCTCAGTGACAGTTAACGCACACCTGGGAGGATCGGCAGCGCACCAAGTGTTCAGCAAGACAGTCTCGGGCTCGTTGGCGAGCTCGCCAGAAGAGTCGGACTCGAAGAGGAGACTCCAGACGTCAACGCAGAGTCTGAACGAAGGGAACTCGCCAAACACGTACGCAAACACGCCAAACACGTACTCAAACTCGGATTCAAACTCGAGCGGGATACCGTCAGGATCAGACTCGGACGTAAACGGGAACTTTAACGGAAACGTTAACGGAAACGGAAACGGGTCTAATGGTAGCAGCGTAAAACTTGGGTTTGGAATACATAAGGACGGTGCAGCAGAAAGCGGGCGAATGAGTGAGACGGCAGGGAGTGCGAGAACCTACGGGTACTTACTGGACCCAACGGCCTCGTCGCCGAATAAGACAATAGCAGAAAAGCTGTCAAAGAGCTACAACAGCGGCCTGTTCCTAAACCTGTACGTGAGtgacctgctgaagacgtGCCTGACGCTGTGCGTCTCGGACATCGAGGGAAACAAGAAGTGCCTGAAGACGATGCTGGAGCTCATGTACTTCTTCGAGTTCGTGGCGCACAGATACTACAACGACGGAGGATGGAGTCAGATGAGAAACGAGTGGAGATTAAACCTGGACgcaatatacacactgcTGCAAGTAGACATGACCGCAAAGAAGGCGAACCAGAAAAATCAACTGAAAGCAGTGGGAGAACACAACGCAAACTGCTACGtgtacaacaacaatagcGGCTCGAGCAGCATAGTGACGGCAGTGATAAACACGCCACAAGGAAACATGGACCTGATACCACAAGTGGAAAAGTCAGGGCTGTggttcaggttcttcgaAGTATACTGCCACGACAAGAGCGTCAACTTCGACATGAACACGTCAGTGAACTACGCCAAGTTCATGGAAGGGCACAACGCGCAGACGGCACTGAGGAAAAACGGCCAAACGCCGACCGGAGTGGACGGGAATGCGAAGGAGGTGGAAGGCTCGAGTCCGGAAAAGTtggacctggacgagcTGGCCCCATACAGCACGGACCTGTTCGAGTTCCTGAGCGAAAACAAGGTTAACGACAGCCTGGTCTTCTTCTCAGGAGGGCTCCTGGAGCTCATCACGTCAGTTAACGACATGCTGCAgcacctgaaggagctgctgggcATCAAGGTCCAGGTGGAGACGAGTAAGCCGAAGGGCACGAAGGcgaagacgaagaggaggaagaagaagaaggacaaggacgaggagtCAGACTCAGCACTGACGGACGTGGAAAGCAACATAGACATCAGCGACATGTACCAGGACCTGCAGCCGGAGCCCGCCGAGAGTAAGGAGGAGCTGGGGGCGGACGCGATGGAGGACCAGTCGCCAATAGTGACGCCAATGAACGAGCAGAAGGACCAGACGCCGGAAAAAACGGACTCAGGCTACAAGTCAGACACGCCAGAGAAGACGGAATCAGGCTACAAGTCGGACACGCCGGAAAAGCAGCACTCGCAAGGAAAAACGGACTCGGTAGAAAAGCAAGATCTGAGGGACTCGGAGGGAGAGATGAGCGTGAAGCGAGAGGAGGCAGTGGAGAGCGACCAGCCGTCTAACGGAAACAGCACGTACGACCAGTCGCCACTGGCGCACGACTCGCAGTACGAAAACGGAGGACAGGACACGCAGACGAGTCAGCCGGACGAAAGTAAACCCGCATCGTCGGAAAAGAGAGAAAGAGACGACAAGGGAGACAAGGgaaagaagacgaagaaggcGAAGATGACGAAAGGAGCAGCAGCGGAGGAGTCGCAGcagcaggaagaagaagagtcGTCAAACGAAATAGAGGGAGGCCAGAAGGAAGGAGAACAGAGCAAGGAAACAAACAACGAGGAGCTACTGGAGCCGataaagaagctgctggcgAAGCTGGAGCTCGCGTACCAGCTCGCGCCGAAGGAAACGTGCGAAATCAAGGTGCTGACAATGACCAGTAACCTGCTGAAAGTGGACCTGCCGCCGAAAACGGCAGAAAACACGCCCGAAAATCAAAccgacgacgaggacggCAAGTCCGTGGACCACGCGGAGGAGAGCAGGGGGCCCTCGATAGAGATACTCTGCCTTAACCTGACGGTGAGCAGCATGGGCTACGAGGCCGACAGCGAGGGCGAGGACGAGGACCTGAGCGAGAGCCTGGGGCTCGTGAAAAACCTGCGCAGGGTCTGCAGGACGCTCTCGCGCGTCGAGAAGACGCGGGCCACGAGGAGGGCGACGGAGGAGCCGGGGTTGACGCCGCGCGCCCCCGACGGGAGTCCGCCGCGAGTGTTCACGCTGACGGTGCCGGTGGCGCTGCGCGCGCCCGGGTGCGCCCAGTTTCCGCAGTACGTCCAGCCGTACGAAAA GGTCTTCAGCGGCCTCACGTACCTGTGGAGAACACCACTCAAGTGCAAAAACGCAAAGACGAACCAGACGGGAGTTATCAAAAAGACCAACTACACGAGCCTCGACATCTGGAAGTGCGTCTCAGTGGAGTGGAACGACAACAAGAAGGAGCAGGTGGCACACAACCCCTGGGAACTGACGATATAA